One Olsenella sp. oral taxon 807 DNA segment encodes these proteins:
- the ftsH gene encoding ATP-dependent zinc metalloprotease FtsH, which yields MEMDDDKKRRSMAIYMLLAIIAMVALRTYLYPSIMATQVKDVSYSQFINDVKDDKVKKVQLNTSSNEISYTIGEGADAKEYKTTAWPDDSSLVSTLEQHKVEMVAQIPDSNANMWLYLLINMLPLIVLIGGAWLLNRRLKKAMGDDGPSMNFGGGLGFGAGLGRSGAKEVKGEETGITFKDVAGQDEAKDSLEEIVSFLEHPEKYAAIGARCPRGALLVGPPGTGKTLLAKAVAGEAKVPFFSISGSEFVEMFVGRGAAKVRDLFKQAKEKAPCIVFIDEIDTIGKRRDTGLTTNDEREQTLNQLLAEMDGFDNHKGIVVLAATNRPDSLDLALLRPGRFDRRIPVELPDLAGRESILKLHANDVKMESAIDFGAVARQTPGASGADLANMINEAALRAVRMGRLRVSQTDIEESVDVVIAGEKKKSTVLSEHEKEVVAYHETGHAIVAAVQDGKAPVSKITIVPRTSGALGFTMQAEEDEHYLTTREEYKQRLAVLCGGRAAEELIFGQMTSGAASDIEKATKIARAMVTQLGMSERFGMVALGESRDRYLGGVNEITCSEGTARDIDTEVQALVEEGHQTALQTLRDNRFKLHEIAHYLQKKETITGEEFMRILKQDDGFAPTLPKQT from the coding sequence ATGGAGATGGACGACGACAAAAAGCGCAGATCGATGGCCATCTATATGCTGCTCGCCATCATCGCCATGGTCGCGCTGAGAACCTACCTCTACCCCAGCATCATGGCCACGCAGGTAAAGGACGTCAGCTACAGCCAGTTCATCAACGACGTAAAGGATGACAAGGTCAAGAAGGTACAGCTCAACACGAGCTCGAACGAGATCTCCTACACGATAGGCGAGGGAGCGGACGCCAAGGAATACAAGACGACCGCCTGGCCCGATGACAGCTCACTCGTGAGCACGCTCGAGCAGCACAAGGTCGAGATGGTGGCCCAGATTCCCGACTCGAACGCCAACATGTGGCTCTACCTCCTCATCAACATGCTGCCACTCATCGTCCTCATCGGGGGCGCATGGCTGCTCAACCGCAGGCTCAAGAAGGCCATGGGCGACGACGGGCCGTCCATGAATTTTGGCGGCGGCCTGGGCTTTGGCGCCGGACTGGGCCGCTCGGGCGCCAAGGAGGTCAAGGGCGAGGAGACGGGCATCACCTTCAAGGACGTGGCTGGCCAGGACGAGGCCAAGGATTCTCTCGAGGAGATCGTCTCCTTTCTTGAGCATCCGGAGAAGTATGCCGCCATCGGCGCGCGCTGCCCGAGGGGCGCCCTGCTCGTGGGACCCCCCGGCACGGGCAAGACGCTACTCGCCAAGGCCGTCGCAGGCGAGGCCAAGGTTCCGTTCTTCTCGATCTCGGGCTCTGAGTTCGTCGAGATGTTCGTCGGTCGAGGCGCCGCCAAAGTGCGTGACCTCTTTAAGCAGGCCAAGGAGAAGGCACCCTGCATCGTCTTCATCGACGAGATCGACACCATAGGCAAGCGACGCGACACCGGTCTTACCACGAACGATGAGCGAGAGCAGACCCTAAACCAGCTCCTCGCCGAGATGGACGGCTTCGACAACCACAAGGGCATCGTTGTCCTCGCGGCTACGAACCGCCCCGACTCACTTGACCTGGCACTACTTCGGCCGGGCCGCTTCGACCGCCGCATCCCGGTGGAGCTTCCCGACCTTGCGGGCCGCGAGTCCATCCTCAAGCTGCACGCGAACGACGTCAAGATGGAATCGGCCATAGACTTCGGCGCGGTCGCCCGCCAGACACCGGGGGCCTCGGGCGCGGACCTCGCCAACATGATCAACGAGGCGGCCCTGCGCGCTGTGCGCATGGGCCGCCTGCGTGTCTCCCAGACCGACATCGAGGAGTCGGTCGACGTCGTCATCGCCGGTGAGAAGAAGAAGTCGACGGTCCTCTCAGAGCATGAGAAGGAGGTTGTCGCCTACCACGAGACCGGCCACGCGATCGTAGCAGCCGTCCAGGACGGTAAGGCCCCCGTCTCGAAGATCACGATCGTACCGCGCACCTCAGGGGCGCTGGGCTTCACGATGCAGGCCGAGGAGGACGAGCACTACCTCACGACGCGCGAGGAGTACAAGCAGAGGCTGGCCGTACTCTGTGGGGGCCGGGCGGCCGAGGAGCTCATCTTCGGTCAAATGACCTCGGGCGCGGCCAGCGACATCGAGAAGGCGACCAAGATCGCACGGGCGATGGTCACGCAGCTCGGCATGTCCGAGCGCTTCGGCATGGTGGCCCTCGGCGAGAGCCGCGACCGCTACCTGGGCGGCGTCAACGAGATCACCTGCTCGGAAGGCACCGCACGCGACATCGACACCGAGGTCCAGGCACTCGTCGAGGAGGGCCATCAGACTGCCCTCCAAACCCTCAGAGACAACCGCTTCAAGCTCCATGAGATAGCCCACTACCTTCAGAAGAAGGAGACCATCACGGGCGAGGAGTTCATGCGCATCCTCAAGCAAGACGATGGTTTCGCCCCGACTCTACCCAAGCAGACGTAG
- a CDS encoding RNA methyltransferase, with amino-acid sequence MSTTRIRNIAITCIRTASDPQITPYVELSGKQLKNRLNPKDALVILESLNVLRFALESGVKLVSVLVDARHLERLLEQLPQLGEGGVPIYYAQREVLSAIAGIDVTRGYLACAKRPHPLGMDELLSLARRIVVLEGLTDVSNVGAIFRSCVALGADGIVLSPECADPLNRRAIRVSMGTTLRFPWARAEGPWPKPFFAALRRRGFRTVALTPEEGAGPIDAIAGELGADERVALVLGSEGWGLSRAVLDACDSKATITMAEGIDSLNVATASALACWEFFAKRR; translated from the coding sequence ATGTCAACAACACGTATACGTAACATAGCAATAACATGTATTCGCACTGCCTCTGACCCGCAGATTACACCATATGTCGAGCTGAGTGGCAAACAGCTAAAAAACCGCCTCAACCCCAAGGACGCCCTCGTCATCCTTGAGAGCCTCAACGTGCTCCGGTTTGCCTTGGAGTCGGGCGTCAAGTTGGTCTCTGTTCTTGTGGACGCACGGCACCTCGAGCGTCTGCTGGAGCAGCTGCCACAGCTAGGCGAGGGAGGCGTTCCCATCTACTATGCGCAGAGGGAGGTGCTGAGTGCGATCGCGGGCATCGACGTGACCCGTGGCTACCTGGCCTGCGCGAAAAGGCCACATCCCCTCGGGATGGACGAGCTGCTCTCCCTCGCCCGGCGGATCGTCGTGCTCGAGGGTCTCACCGACGTGAGCAACGTGGGTGCCATATTCAGGTCCTGCGTCGCGCTGGGGGCGGACGGAATCGTCCTCTCGCCCGAGTGTGCCGACCCGCTCAACAGGCGTGCTATACGCGTCTCGATGGGGACCACCCTCAGGTTTCCCTGGGCCCGTGCTGAGGGGCCTTGGCCCAAGCCGTTCTTCGCCGCCCTGAGGAGAAGGGGCTTCAGGACCGTTGCCCTCACGCCCGAAGAGGGCGCCGGCCCCATCGATGCCATTGCCGGGGAGCTTGGCGCAGACGAGAGGGTCGCGCTCGTCCTTGGCAGTGAGGGCTGGGGGCTCTCACGAGCCGTGCTCGACGCCTGCGACAGCAAGGCTACCATTACTATGGCGGAGGGCATCGACTCCCTCAACGTCGCGACAGCGAGTGCCCTCGCCTGCTGGGAGTTCTTCGCCAAGCGCAGGTGA
- the ffh gene encoding signal recognition particle protein: MFDSLSDRLQSTFDALRGKGRLSEDDISKAMREIRMALLEADVNYRVVKGFVGSCKERCMTVEVLDSLTPAQNVVKIVLDQLTELLGSTESKLVFAQNRTPNVIMLVGLQGSGKTTAAAKLAYLLKHQGRSPLLAACDTHRPAAADQLETLGGEIGVRVFRGDGKDAVRVASGAIREAVDHLNDIVIVDTAGRLQIDEEMMREAVDIKHAVKPDQILMVVDAMSGQDIVNVVKEFSERVDFDGVIMSKLDGDARGGGALSVREVTGKPIKFVSMGEKPDSLETFHPDRMAKRILGMGDVYGIIEQAQRVADEQQVADTERMLLEGFNMNDYLSQLQQIRKMGGISKMIGMLPGGERMMRQSGARMDESQLTNIESIIHSMTKEERLKPKKINGQRRRRIAAGSGHSVQEVNQVIKQWGEMNKMMGKMRQAMDAGPRKSKRKLRGMMRDMGMDGLGRGMGGNFPF; this comes from the coding sequence ATGTTCGACAGCCTCTCCGACAGGCTCCAGTCGACCTTTGACGCGCTGAGGGGCAAGGGACGTCTCAGCGAGGATGACATCAGCAAGGCCATGCGCGAGATTCGCATGGCGCTGCTCGAGGCGGACGTCAACTACCGTGTCGTGAAGGGCTTTGTGGGCAGCTGCAAGGAACGCTGCATGACCGTCGAGGTCCTCGACTCGCTCACGCCCGCCCAGAACGTCGTGAAAATCGTGCTCGACCAGCTCACGGAACTGCTCGGCTCCACTGAGTCCAAGCTCGTCTTTGCGCAGAACCGCACGCCTAACGTCATCATGCTCGTGGGTCTTCAGGGATCGGGCAAGACGACGGCTGCGGCAAAGCTCGCCTACCTCCTCAAGCATCAGGGAAGAAGCCCGCTTCTGGCGGCCTGCGACACCCATAGGCCGGCCGCCGCCGACCAGCTCGAGACGCTCGGCGGCGAGATAGGTGTGAGGGTCTTTCGCGGCGACGGCAAAGATGCCGTGAGGGTGGCATCAGGAGCCATCCGGGAGGCTGTCGATCACCTCAACGACATTGTGATCGTGGACACGGCTGGACGTCTGCAGATCGACGAGGAGATGATGCGCGAGGCCGTCGACATCAAGCATGCGGTCAAGCCCGACCAGATTCTCATGGTCGTCGATGCGATGAGCGGACAGGACATCGTGAACGTCGTCAAGGAGTTCTCCGAGCGCGTGGACTTCGATGGCGTCATCATGTCCAAGCTTGATGGCGACGCCCGCGGTGGCGGTGCTCTCTCGGTCCGAGAGGTCACGGGTAAGCCCATCAAGTTCGTCTCGATGGGAGAAAAGCCCGACTCGCTCGAGACCTTCCACCCAGACCGCATGGCCAAGCGCATCCTCGGGATGGGTGATGTCTACGGCATCATCGAGCAGGCCCAAAGAGTTGCGGATGAGCAACAGGTGGCCGATACCGAGCGCATGCTGCTTGAGGGCTTCAACATGAACGACTATCTCTCTCAGCTACAGCAGATACGCAAGATGGGTGGCATTTCGAAGATGATAGGCATGCTACCCGGCGGCGAGCGAATGATGCGCCAGTCGGGAGCACGCATGGACGAGTCTCAGCTTACGAATATCGAGTCTATCATCCACTCCATGACCAAGGAGGAGCGTCTCAAGCCCAAGAAGATCAACGGGCAACGCCGCCGTCGCATCGCCGCAGGCTCGGGCCATAGTGTTCAGGAGGTCAATCAGGTCATCAAGCAGTGGGGCGAGATGAACAAGATGATGGGCAAGATGAGGCAGGCCATGGACGCAGGTCCCAGAAAGTCCAAGCGTAAGCTGAGGGGCATGATGCGTGACATGGGCATGGATGGCCTTGGCAGGGGTATGGGAGGAAACTTTCCCTTTTAG
- a CDS encoding fructose-bisphosphatase class III, producing the protein MTRQNAPQGAPNDAELRYLKLLAKDFPTRQAAFTEVINLEAILNLPKGTEHFMSDVHGEYEAFEHILNNCSGVIRERVEHLFSDELSAADRADLCTLIYYPKERLRLLGRRNIPDDAWYETNLMLLVRLARTLSGLYTRSKVRRAMPVAYAYIIDELLHASASGETSRHEYHKEIIRSIIRTGAANDFICSLAALVKRLAVDHLHLIGDVFDRGAHADKIMDRLVEYHSLDFQWGNHDICWMGAAAGSEACIASVVRTNVRYHTLEVLESAYGISLRELALFAERTYRADDVISPMEKAISIILFKVEGQLIKRHPDFDMTTRLLLDEMDLSHGTVHVAGRDLPLSTCDFPTVNAADPYALSTEEQEVMDGLKQAFAQSERLRKHVGFLYEVGSIYLVSNGNLLFHGCIPLEADGTFSTVICEGYPYSGRSFMDFCDRIARRAWMQGDQNALDWMWYLWCGKHSPLSGRVVKTFERSLVDDRSAWEEPQDPYFYATRSSAVCEEILEEFGLSGEHSHIINGHKPVRAIDGESPIKGEGRLLVIDGGFCEAYHKQTGIAGYTLISTAESMRIKAHRPFMGIEAAIEDNADILSESTTIEREEPPLRIRDSDTGVRLMEQIDCLHQLLDAYRTGLVKERVK; encoded by the coding sequence CATCCTCAACAACTGCTCCGGAGTCATCCGCGAGCGCGTGGAGCACCTGTTCTCAGACGAGCTCTCGGCGGCGGACCGTGCCGACCTCTGCACGCTCATCTACTACCCCAAGGAGAGACTCCGCCTCCTCGGCAGGCGAAACATTCCAGATGATGCCTGGTACGAGACAAACCTCATGCTGCTCGTGCGCCTGGCACGCACTCTCTCGGGCCTCTACACCCGCTCAAAGGTGCGTCGGGCCATGCCTGTCGCTTACGCCTACATCATCGACGAGCTGCTGCACGCATCGGCAAGCGGCGAGACGAGTCGCCACGAGTACCACAAGGAGATCATCCGCTCCATCATACGCACGGGCGCCGCCAACGACTTCATCTGCTCGCTGGCAGCCCTCGTCAAGCGCCTCGCCGTGGATCACCTCCACCTCATAGGGGACGTCTTCGACCGAGGGGCACACGCGGACAAGATCATGGATCGCCTCGTGGAGTACCACTCCCTGGACTTCCAGTGGGGCAACCATGACATCTGTTGGATGGGGGCGGCAGCAGGCTCGGAGGCTTGCATCGCCTCCGTCGTACGGACGAATGTCCGTTACCACACCCTTGAGGTGCTCGAGAGCGCCTACGGCATCTCCCTGCGCGAGCTCGCCCTCTTCGCAGAGAGGACCTACCGGGCGGATGACGTGATCTCCCCGATGGAGAAGGCCATCTCCATCATCCTCTTCAAGGTGGAAGGACAGCTCATCAAGCGCCACCCCGACTTTGACATGACGACACGCCTGCTTTTGGACGAGATGGACCTAAGCCATGGGACGGTGCACGTCGCAGGCCGTGACCTGCCGCTCTCGACCTGCGACTTTCCCACCGTAAACGCCGCAGACCCCTATGCGCTCTCGACCGAGGAGCAAGAGGTCATGGACGGCCTCAAGCAGGCCTTCGCACAGAGCGAGCGCCTGCGCAAGCATGTGGGCTTCCTCTATGAGGTGGGCTCAATCTACCTCGTCTCCAACGGCAACCTGCTCTTCCACGGCTGCATCCCGCTTGAGGCTGACGGGACCTTCTCGACCGTCATCTGCGAGGGCTACCCCTACTCGGGCAGGAGCTTCATGGACTTCTGCGACCGCATCGCGCGGCGCGCATGGATGCAAGGCGACCAGAACGCGCTTGACTGGATGTGGTACCTGTGGTGCGGCAAGCACTCCCCCCTGTCAGGCCGTGTGGTCAAGACCTTCGAGCGCAGCCTTGTCGATGACCGCTCCGCCTGGGAGGAGCCCCAGGACCCCTACTTCTACGCGACGCGCTCGAGCGCGGTCTGCGAGGAGATCCTCGAGGAGTTTGGCCTTTCGGGCGAGCACTCCCACATCATCAACGGTCACAAGCCGGTACGCGCCATCGACGGCGAGAGTCCCATCAAGGGCGAGGGAAGGCTGCTCGTGATCGACGGGGGCTTCTGCGAGGCGTACCACAAGCAGACCGGCATCGCAGGGTACACGCTCATCTCGACCGCCGAGAGCATGCGCATCAAGGCCCACCGCCCCTTTATGGGCATCGAGGCCGCCATTGAGGACAACGCCGACATCCTGAGCGAGTCGACGACGATCGAGCGCGAGGAGCCGCCCCTGAGGATACGAGACAGCGACACGGGCGTGCGGCTCATGGAGCAGATCGACTGCCTGCACCAGCTCCTCGATGCCTATCGAACGGGCCTTGTCAAGGAGCGGGTCAAGTAA
- the ftsY gene encoding signal recognition particle-docking protein FtsY has translation MGLADKLKRGLARSREALSEIFYMGGEVDEDFWEELEDRLVMGDMGGEVALQVSDDLREQAAREGLRTAPQLRRALADRLAKAFPQATRDPFDDLPSCVLFVGINGTGKTTTVGKLASVARRRRQSCLIGGADTFRAAAIEQLEVWGERAGVEVVTRERGADPASVCYDVCERAEREGTDLVLIDTAGRLHTSSDLMRELAKVVDVTRKRSVLPVSVVLVIDATTGQNGLAQAREFNDSLDLDGIILTKLDGTAKGGIAVAIAHDLRLPIFRIGVGEAVGDLQPFDAHDFCAALVGTKERG, from the coding sequence ATGGGGCTTGCTGACAAGCTGAAACGGGGTCTCGCGCGCTCGCGGGAGGCCCTGAGCGAGATCTTCTACATGGGTGGCGAGGTCGACGAGGACTTCTGGGAGGAGCTCGAGGATCGCCTCGTGATGGGCGACATGGGTGGCGAGGTTGCCTTACAGGTTTCCGATGACCTGCGCGAGCAGGCAGCACGAGAGGGTCTCAGGACGGCCCCGCAGTTGAGGCGCGCCCTGGCCGATCGCCTGGCCAAGGCGTTTCCCCAGGCCACGCGCGATCCCTTTGACGATCTGCCCTCCTGCGTACTCTTCGTGGGCATCAACGGTACAGGTAAGACGACAACGGTGGGAAAGCTCGCCAGTGTTGCCAGAAGGCGCAGGCAGAGTTGCCTCATCGGCGGTGCGGACACCTTTCGTGCCGCTGCAATCGAGCAACTCGAGGTCTGGGGCGAGCGCGCAGGCGTCGAGGTCGTCACTCGCGAGCGGGGGGCGGATCCAGCGAGCGTCTGCTATGATGTGTGTGAGCGCGCCGAGCGCGAGGGCACCGATCTCGTCCTCATCGACACGGCAGGACGCCTTCATACGAGCTCGGACCTCATGAGGGAGCTTGCCAAGGTCGTGGACGTCACGCGCAAGCGTTCTGTGCTCCCCGTCTCGGTCGTCCTCGTGATCGATGCGACGACGGGACAAAATGGGCTTGCCCAGGCGCGGGAGTTCAACGATTCTCTTGATTTGGACGGGATCATACTCACGAAGCTCGATGGCACCGCCAAGGGCGGCATCGCCGTCGCCATCGCCCATGACCTAAGGCTGCCTATCTTTCGCATCGGTGTCGGTGAGGCCGTGGGTGACCTGCAGCCCTTCGACGCACATGACTTCTGTGCCGCCCTCGTGGGTACGAAAGAAAGGGGATAG
- a CDS encoding L,D-transpeptidase family protein, translating into MTKKAPSQAKRSSKPTGTGKATGGRKPRKRFETISSEQGVKSSAPPTHFKSSAPAETYAWARANAKRRAKAAAGKGLGLWKIPIAIISTLAVIYLAGVVVFTNLLFMPRTTINGRDESLKSAADVAKTYEKESSAYALDTTGDNVKLTVKASDITLDYNFTHALANIDRLGAAWQWPVRMFRGNDITVNFLPSYDENKLAAAVKGAVNMANVGATPPTNATITYNAESKSYEITPEKGGTVVDEQSVLSHVKAAISTSAKQLSLGEDALVTPTVLSNDPKLANAKNKANTMLAATQNLTVNDKTAATVTADQIAGWMVLDDTLTPTVNVDAITEWTRGDFSESVDTVGTTRNYTTPYGKEVSVSGGTYGWTVDGAALAQTIANNITAGTATTVQVPFSATAATYNPGSADWPKRYIDADLSEQHARMYNENGELIWESDFVSGNPSVNHSTPEGVYAVNNYKGRNQTLKGVDENHDGQPDYTSHVKYWVPFVDNLVAFHDAWWRGSFGGGIYRHNGSHGCINLPTSAAAELYDLTEIGDVVVVHE; encoded by the coding sequence ATGACCAAGAAGGCCCCCTCACAGGCAAAGCGCAGCTCGAAGCCTACTGGGACAGGCAAGGCAACTGGGGGCCGCAAGCCCCGGAAGCGCTTCGAGACCATCAGCTCCGAGCAGGGCGTCAAGTCGTCCGCCCCACCGACGCACTTCAAGAGTTCCGCTCCAGCAGAGACCTATGCCTGGGCGAGGGCGAACGCGAAGAGAAGGGCGAAGGCAGCGGCGGGAAAGGGGCTTGGCCTTTGGAAGATCCCAATCGCCATCATATCTACGCTTGCCGTCATCTACCTCGCAGGCGTCGTGGTGTTCACAAACCTGCTGTTCATGCCCCGCACCACGATCAACGGGCGGGACGAGTCGCTCAAAAGCGCCGCCGATGTGGCCAAGACCTACGAAAAGGAGAGCAGCGCCTACGCGCTCGACACGACGGGCGATAACGTCAAGCTCACGGTCAAGGCCTCCGACATCACCCTTGACTACAACTTCACGCATGCCCTTGCCAACATCGACCGGCTTGGTGCCGCGTGGCAGTGGCCGGTCAGGATGTTCAGGGGAAACGACATCACCGTTAACTTCTTGCCCTCCTATGACGAGAACAAACTTGCGGCCGCCGTCAAGGGCGCGGTCAACATGGCCAACGTCGGCGCCACGCCACCGACCAACGCGACTATCACATACAACGCAGAGAGTAAGTCCTACGAGATCACACCCGAGAAGGGCGGCACCGTCGTGGACGAGCAGAGCGTCCTCTCCCATGTAAAGGCCGCTATCTCGACCTCAGCAAAACAACTCAGCCTTGGCGAGGACGCGCTCGTCACCCCGACGGTCCTCTCGAATGATCCCAAGCTCGCCAATGCCAAGAACAAGGCAAACACAATGCTTGCGGCCACACAGAATCTTACTGTCAACGATAAGACCGCCGCCACCGTCACGGCTGACCAGATCGCTGGCTGGATGGTGCTGGACGACACCCTAACACCAACTGTCAACGTGGATGCGATCACAGAATGGACGCGAGGCGATTTCTCCGAAAGCGTCGATACGGTAGGTACCACGCGCAACTATACGACACCCTACGGCAAGGAGGTGAGTGTGTCGGGCGGCACCTACGGATGGACGGTCGATGGCGCGGCGCTCGCACAGACCATCGCTAACAACATCACCGCAGGTACCGCGACAACCGTCCAAGTCCCCTTCTCCGCAACTGCCGCGACGTACAATCCCGGAAGTGCGGACTGGCCCAAGCGCTACATCGACGCGGACCTCTCCGAGCAGCATGCCCGCATGTATAACGAGAACGGCGAGCTGATCTGGGAATCAGACTTCGTCTCGGGAAATCCCTCGGTAAATCACAGCACACCTGAGGGCGTCTACGCCGTCAACAACTACAAGGGCAGAAACCAGACGCTCAAAGGCGTCGACGAGAACCATGACGGACAGCCCGACTACACGAGCCATGTGAAATATTGGGTCCCCTTCGTCGACAACCTCGTAGCGTTTCACGATGCATGGTGGAGGGGCTCCTTTGGCGGCGGCATCTACCGGCACAACGGGAGCCATGGCTGCATCAACCTTCCCACCTCAGCGGCGGCTGAGCTCTACGATCTGACAGAGATAGGCGATGTGGTGGTTGTCCACGAGTAG